CAGCTCGAAGCGCTCGTTCGCGTCGAAGAAGTTCTTGAGTTCCTTGCCCTTGATGAACTCCATCACGATGTACGCGATGTCGCCTTCCTCGCCGAAGTCGTACACCTGCACGATGTTCGGATGGTTGAGGCGCGCCACCGCCTGCGCCTCGCGCACAAACCGCATCGAGTATTCGCGCGCGGTGTCCTCGTCCACCGCGCTCTTGAGGATCGTCTTGATGGCGACGGTCCGGTGCAGGCGCGTGTCGGTGCCGGCATAGACCATGCCCATCGCGCCCTTGCCGAGGACGCGGTCAATCTTGTAGCGCCCGAGCTGCTTCAGTTCGGCTTCAGCGGCCACGCGAAACTCCCGCCGGTCCTTCCCCCGGCAGCGCAAGCGTCAGATTTTTCGGGTTTTTCGGCACGTTCAGGCAGCCCAAGCCCGAGAGCGTACATTATCTCGACGGCCTTTGCCGCTGGCAAGGGCATTTGTCGCGGACCGATGCCGCCTTCGGTCTGCCCTCCCCAATCTGAAAAGAGCCTTTGGCGCCTGGCTCCAAGCCCCAGACCGAGTATCCGCCAGAGGCTCCGCACCCGCACGGTGCGGTGCAAGAAAACCGCGGGCGCCTACCACCCCTCGCGCTGAAGCCCAGGCACGGCGTCGAAATGCCGATCGCGGCTGAGTACGGGCAGACGATGCTCGACCGCAAGCGCTGCGATCCACGCATCGTTGGCCGGTATCGGATGTCCCGACTTCTTGAGCGACACACGGATTTCCGAGTACCGGGTGGCGGTCTCCTCCGTCACGGCGAGAATGTCGAAATCCCGCAAGTGCAATCGCAGCCATGCTTCGTACGTTGAACGGTGCCTCGACTGAGCGATTCCGTAGCGGAACTCGCCCAGCACGATCACCGGAATGGCTGCGCGCGCCTGGCGCCGCAGGATTTCCCCGACCGCCGATTCACCGTCCACGAATGCGGACAGCGCATTGGTGTCGAGAATCACGCCCGATCCTCGGGCTCGATCGCCTCGAACTCCTTGTCCATGATGTCCCGGATGCGCCGGGACTCCTTGCTCAATCGCCGCAGCTTGCCGAATCCTCGCATCCACTCGGGCTCGGCGGCGCGCACTCCCTTGCGGCCTGGAGCCAGCTTTTCCTGCAGCGCTTCGGCAACCAGTTGCCTGAGTGTCTGACCGCGCTCGGCAGCCTTGGCCTTTGCCTTGCGAAACAGCGGATCCGGAATTTCAATGGTCGTCTTCATCGAGGGCGCACCCTACCATATTTACGGCTGACCGCCGGAACCCGATGCATGCGCTCCCGGCCGCCGCGGCTGTTGCATCGCATGCCCGCGCCCCGGCTCGCCCGCACGCCTATCGGATCGCTGGCGCCCGGGTCTCGGGTTTGGGGACGGCGACGCCCTGCTCGCGCGCCTTCTGATACCAGCGCAGCGCGGTCTCGTAGTCGCGCGCCACAGCGGAGTTGCCGCGGTCGTAGATCTCGCCGAGCTTCTTCTGCGCCGGGCCGTGGCCGCTCTCGCCCGCTTCGAGGAAGGCCTGCAGCGCGCCGCGATCGT
This is a stretch of genomic DNA from Burkholderiales bacterium. It encodes these proteins:
- a CDS encoding type II toxin-antitoxin system VapC family toxin produces the protein MILDTNALSAFVDGESAVGEILRRQARAAIPVIVLGEFRYGIAQSRHRSTYEAWLRLHLRDFDILAVTEETATRYSEIRVSLKKSGHPIPANDAWIAALAVEHRLPVLSRDRHFDAVPGLQREGW